A genome region from Candidatus Woesearchaeota archaeon includes the following:
- a CDS encoding DUF4267 domain-containing protein — MTLLGRLTNRNPLDILGEGSEELQKIYKKFPALKELACSSFYFGLFRGLMELSVATKLYMNMPETGILSMLTGISFDVPGNYFGEVKGNEFLNENAIPINPSYRVSKLKEKHCGFLKSGGLESRIRLEEHLRKNHFKSDKEFESRYLQKYDSIAKALKTDPPEKRTNSIAGILFGRSQAPEKDATLNELLHEFSSSTLDPNAVDAGMKDLYGQISAIPPNIPTSSRLWTRGRYMDLVRALKSVIQHGYYEEMDVELSILKDAKDSIKGIREGKKPRKEDIEHIIRLSKEYLAFALTSQKYSHDESMELQTEGISTDEKTRAMKRLLKRASSGEIAGSDLDELSLYITARENAIRKAGVSERRIYCSASDAVRKFIEEPLNDHTRSINREEMKQIMDICFSEARRVTKYEIGSHALLFGMLGASIWNPLLFGGRAANIFGWGLPIAARSFVDSYCSTKGGRVLTNALTQIFFDAFKKEGINTGSVMNEYDSLVSQAYHRGYMFSMGSSLAVNYFATLANRMEALYIPIGAATIFFALAYSKWYSSIRNLESQIYSNARFIG; from the coding sequence ATGACACTGCTTGGAAGGCTCACAAACCGGAATCCGCTGGACATATTGGGAGAAGGAAGCGAAGAGCTCCAGAAGATATACAAGAAATTCCCTGCACTGAAGGAGCTGGCATGCTCCAGCTTCTACTTCGGGCTGTTCCGCGGCCTGATGGAGCTTTCAGTGGCGACGAAGCTGTACATGAACATGCCGGAGACAGGGATCCTCAGCATGCTGACAGGAATATCATTCGATGTGCCAGGCAATTATTTCGGAGAAGTGAAAGGCAATGAGTTCCTCAATGAGAACGCAATCCCGATCAACCCTAGCTACAGGGTCTCGAAGCTGAAGGAGAAGCACTGCGGCTTCCTGAAATCAGGCGGGCTCGAGAGCAGGATAAGGCTCGAAGAGCATCTCAGGAAGAATCATTTCAAGAGCGACAAGGAATTCGAATCAAGATACCTGCAGAAATATGACTCTATCGCAAAAGCACTGAAGACCGACCCGCCGGAAAAGAGAACCAACAGCATCGCAGGCATACTCTTCGGAAGGTCCCAGGCACCTGAAAAGGATGCGACGCTGAATGAACTGCTTCATGAATTCTCATCATCAACCCTTGACCCCAATGCAGTGGATGCCGGAATGAAAGATCTCTACGGGCAGATCTCGGCAATACCCCCAAATATACCGACATCAAGCAGGCTCTGGACAAGAGGGAGATATATGGACCTTGTCAGGGCGCTCAAGAGCGTGATCCAGCACGGGTACTATGAAGAGATGGATGTAGAGCTCAGTATCCTGAAAGATGCCAAAGACTCCATAAAGGGGATCCGTGAAGGCAAGAAACCCAGGAAAGAGGACATCGAGCACATCATCAGGCTTTCAAAAGAATATCTTGCATTCGCACTCACGAGCCAGAAGTACTCCCACGACGAAAGCATGGAATTGCAGACCGAGGGCATCTCCACAGACGAGAAGACCCGCGCCATGAAGAGGCTGCTGAAACGGGCTTCCTCAGGAGAGATAGCCGGATCGGATCTTGATGAGCTGTCCTTGTACATAACAGCAAGGGAGAACGCCATAAGGAAAGCAGGAGTCTCTGAAAGGAGGATCTACTGCTCTGCGAGCGACGCTGTCAGGAAGTTCATCGAGGAGCCCCTGAATGACCACACGAGGAGCATCAACAGGGAAGAGATGAAGCAGATAATGGACATATGCTTCAGCGAGGCGAGGAGAGTGACGAAATATGAGATAGGATCGCATGCCCTGCTGTTCGGCATGCTCGGAGCAAGCATATGGAACCCATTGCTCTTCGGAGGCAGGGCAGCCAACATCTTCGGATGGGGCCTGCCGATAGCGGCAAGGTCATTTGTCGACAGCTACTGCTCGACAAAAGGGGGGAGGGTGCTGACGAACGCCCTTACGCAGATATTCTTCGACGCATTCAAGAAAGAGGGCATAAACACCGGCAGCGTGATGAATGAATATGACTCCCTTGTGTCCCAGGCATACCACAGGGGATACATGTTCTCGATGGGCAGCTCATTGGCCGTGAACTATTTCGCGACCCTGGCCAACAGGATGGAAGCACTGTACATACCTATCGGGGCTGCAACAATATTCTTTGCCCTGGCATACAGCAAATGGTACTCGAGCATACGGAACCTGGAATCACAGATATACAGCAATGCAAGATTCATCGGATAG
- a CDS encoding VRR-NUC domain-containing protein encodes MRAWLMDAYRRKNSIVLWLKTPENIQIEREFKTEIYLNIQEESTELLRKERMPYIVVQKKTYMREWKSVYSVPVYRLDQYERIVRWIEYKTRHRLPMYNADIAPEQHYLYENDLRPCSAVEISGSRITPLKTDETAVMKVMRVKVISSGDVRQSTEMQVKEIIADRNRYQGKEEVILHEFAEYFKREDPDVVVMQYGFSRLPYLVKRMEGHGIGCPFHRWDPKEIKYKGGKSFYSYGNVRYRDFAVRLNGRFLIDTSSMLASECSVDGIAELSYLSGVRFQQIASRSFGAVFQGSLVRHMIQQGILVPFKEKPVEKPMSMFQLLKSDRSAHTYDPKVGMHHDVAEIDFSSMFPWLIFNHNISAETILSDKGPFDKVPGIPVRVSLQHKGFVPLAIKPLLDRRMEYKKNPTRVNKERAVGLKWVLVTSYGYLRFREFKLGVASSHMAICAYAREVLLKAAKLAEDRGFEIVHGIIDSLYIKKKGVQADEVKEFCEELHQITGIPISFEGIFKWICFLPSVNDNYRPVPTRFYGIFDNGDVKARGIEVRQRSCPLIVKYFQQKVLENMAGCGNEEEIKQMIPAFYRMLRNTVDRLEELDADWLASSVCAATSDYKHEISQKKAVRELKKKGIRVMPGQKISYIYGKHGIVLPEDYDMNPDVMQYRRLLIRALYSVLQVFGITKEEIREGIMDEMQTRIMCIPMRKDFKNRRGLSEKELRRRLERHGWLVWRGDMLAAIRTRELYPNVERKYKMLTDLLERHHPGRLEELQYICAVHHGMPDFLCYRDCRFKFVECKLEYEPLSDAQKRCIRRLEGMGFGVEIHKLVQKTRMNEAVYVGDEKVIIEKQLPLRTFA; translated from the coding sequence ATGAGAGCATGGCTGATGGATGCATACAGGAGGAAGAACTCGATAGTATTATGGCTGAAGACACCTGAGAACATACAGATTGAGAGAGAATTCAAGACAGAGATATACCTGAACATACAAGAAGAATCCACAGAACTTCTCAGGAAAGAACGGATGCCCTATATTGTCGTTCAGAAGAAGACATACATGAGAGAATGGAAGAGCGTGTATTCCGTTCCTGTCTACAGGCTTGACCAATATGAAAGAATAGTGAGGTGGATAGAATACAAGACAAGGCACCGACTTCCGATGTACAATGCAGACATAGCGCCAGAACAGCACTATCTCTATGAGAATGACCTTCGTCCATGCAGTGCAGTGGAGATCAGCGGGTCAAGGATAACCCCATTGAAGACAGATGAGACAGCAGTGATGAAGGTCATGAGAGTGAAAGTCATCTCTTCAGGCGATGTCAGGCAGAGCACAGAGATGCAGGTCAAAGAGATAATAGCAGACAGGAACAGATACCAGGGGAAGGAAGAAGTGATACTGCATGAGTTCGCAGAATATTTCAAGAGAGAGGACCCGGATGTTGTTGTCATGCAATATGGATTCTCAAGGCTCCCCTATCTTGTGAAAAGGATGGAAGGGCATGGTATTGGATGCCCGTTCCACCGCTGGGACCCTAAAGAGATAAAATACAAAGGAGGGAAATCATTCTACAGCTACGGCAATGTCAGATACAGGGATTTTGCAGTCCGTCTTAATGGACGTTTCCTCATCGATACATCCTCCATGCTGGCAAGCGAATGCTCAGTGGACGGCATAGCAGAGCTGAGCTATCTCTCAGGAGTCCGCTTCCAGCAGATAGCATCGAGGAGCTTCGGAGCAGTTTTCCAGGGATCACTGGTGCGGCATATGATACAGCAAGGCATCCTGGTCCCATTCAAGGAGAAGCCAGTAGAGAAGCCGATGAGCATGTTCCAATTATTGAAGTCAGACAGGAGCGCACACACATATGACCCCAAGGTCGGGATGCACCATGATGTTGCAGAGATAGATTTCTCGTCGATGTTCCCATGGCTCATCTTCAACCATAATATAAGTGCAGAGACGATACTGTCAGACAAAGGGCCGTTCGACAAGGTGCCTGGCATACCAGTGAGAGTATCATTGCAGCACAAAGGATTTGTGCCACTTGCGATAAAACCACTGCTCGATCGCCGTATGGAATACAAGAAGAATCCGACACGGGTCAACAAGGAGAGAGCAGTAGGCCTGAAATGGGTGCTTGTGACAAGCTATGGCTACCTGCGCTTCAGGGAATTCAAGCTCGGAGTGGCAAGCTCCCACATGGCCATATGCGCGTATGCAAGAGAAGTGCTGCTCAAGGCAGCGAAGCTTGCAGAAGACAGGGGCTTTGAGATAGTGCATGGCATAATCGACTCGCTCTACATAAAGAAGAAAGGAGTGCAAGCTGATGAGGTCAAGGAGTTCTGCGAAGAGCTGCACCAGATAACAGGGATACCGATAAGCTTTGAGGGGATATTCAAGTGGATATGCTTCCTGCCGAGCGTGAATGACAATTATAGGCCAGTGCCCACAAGATTCTATGGAATATTCGACAATGGTGATGTGAAAGCAAGAGGGATCGAGGTGAGGCAGAGGAGCTGTCCGCTGATTGTGAAATATTTCCAGCAGAAGGTCCTGGAGAATATGGCAGGATGCGGGAATGAAGAGGAGATAAAGCAGATGATACCAGCATTCTACAGGATGCTCAGGAATACAGTGGACAGATTAGAAGAGCTTGATGCAGACTGGCTTGCAAGCTCAGTGTGTGCCGCGACATCTGACTACAAGCATGAGATAAGCCAGAAGAAAGCAGTCAGAGAGCTCAAGAAGAAAGGCATAAGAGTCATGCCAGGGCAGAAGATAAGCTACATCTATGGAAAACATGGGATAGTGCTTCCAGAAGATTATGACATGAATCCTGATGTCATGCAGTACAGGAGACTCCTGATCAGGGCACTATATTCAGTGCTGCAGGTGTTCGGCATAACAAAAGAAGAGATCCGAGAAGGTATCATGGATGAGATGCAGACAAGGATAATGTGCATCCCGATGAGAAAGGATTTCAAGAACAGGCGAGGATTATCAGAAAAAGAGCTGAGAAGGAGGCTTGAAAGGCATGGATGGCTTGTCTGGAGAGGGGACATGCTCGCTGCGATACGCACAAGAGAGCTGTATCCGAATGTCGAGAGAAAATATAAGATGCTGACTGATCTGCTTGAAAGGCATCACCCAGGCAGACTCGAAGAGCTACAGTACATATGCGCTGTGCATCATGGGATGCCAGATTTCCTCTGCTACAGGGATTGCAGGTTCAAATTCGTGGAATGCAAGCTCGAATATGAACCGCTGAGCGATGCGCAGAAGAGATGCATCCGGCGGCTGGAAGGGATGGGGTTCGGTGTCGAGATACATAAGCTTGTGCAGAAGACCAGAATGAATGAAGCGGTTTATGTTGGAGATGAGAAGGTCATTATCGAAAAACAATTACCACTTAGGACGTTTGCATGA